In Desulfurella sp., the genomic window ACTTTTTCCAAAAAATCCCCTGCGTAAAACCATCTGGCACCTTTAATATGTCCTTTTAAATATTCTTTTCTATCTCTTGAATCAATTATTTGCACAGCGTTTTCGTTGTCAATGGCCCAGAGTAAAAAATTTTTTTGAGCTAAAATGTTACCAGGGTTATATTCTATTGTAAAATGGGATTTTGGTAAACTATAGTTTCCTATTAAAACAGGCAAACCTTCACTTTTCCATTTTTCAAAACCTCCATCCATATAGTATATATCTTTAATTCCAGACCAATAAAGTGCGCTAATAATCCATGCAGCCTGTGCTATAAACCTTGCACTGTTATCGTAATTTTCACCAGAGTATACAATGTATGTTGCATTTCTTTTCAACCCATATGCAGAAAAAATTCTTTCCAGCTGGTTGTTGTATGGCATAAGGCCCAATTCATTTTCTTGAGATGAGAGTATTTCGTTTTCTGTTAAATTTATTGCTTTAGGCAAATGGCCATGCAGATAATTTTGTTTGCTTCTTGTATCAATCACAATGACATTGTTTTGAGTTTTTATTAAAAAGTTTGCCTGTTGTGTGCTAATAATACCAATTTTAGCAAAAGCTGCTCCACTAAAAAATAAACTAACAAAAAACACCAAAAACACAACAAATTTTTTAAATTTCATAAAAACCTCCCATATTTATAATTAGTTAGTTATTATATATCTTTTTTTAAAAAAATCAATAAAAAATTAATTTATTAATTTTTCTTGACATGTTTAACTTATAATACTAAAATATATTAAAAGTATGTAAAAGGAGGTTTAAAAATGAGTGTCTTTAAAAAAATGGCTCTAATTGTTGCGGTTTTTGCATTTGTTTTCTTACCACGTCTAGTATTTGCAGCAGAACCTATTAACATTGGCATTATAGCAGAACAAGGTACACTTGTAGGTGATTCTATTGTTAATGGGGCAAAATTAGCAGCAGACCAGATTAATGCAAAAGGTGGTATTGATGGTAGACCTATTAAGTTATTTATTTACGATGATCACATGCGAGCAACGGATGCTGTTCAAGCTTTTCAGAGAGCTGTTTACGATCACCATGTAGTTGCAGTTATTGGTAGCTGGATAAGTGAAGTTGCACTTGCACTTGAACCCTGGGCAGCAAGGCTACATACTATTTATATTACAACCGGCGCAGCTGATCCAAAAATTACACAATTAGTCCATAATAACTATAATATGTATAAATATGTATTCCAATTAAAGTACAATGCTACTGAAATGGCTCAAACTGTATGTAACTTTATACATGATGATTTAGTAAAACAATATGGCTACAAGACAGCCTATATAGCAAGCGAGAATGCAGCATGGACCGAACCATTAGATGCAGAGTATCTAAAATGTCTTCCACAAACTGGTGTCAAAGTGGTAGGTCATATGAGATTTGCACCAAATACAACTGATTTTACACCTATATTCACCGATATAAAATCTAAAAATCCTGATCTTTTAGTAACCGGTTGGGCACATACAGGTCTTCAACAAACTGTTCAATGGCATGAAGCAAAATATCCTTTTTTGATAGTTGGAATAAACGCACAGGCAAGTACATCTGACTTCTGGAAAAAAAGCAATGGAGCAACAGAAGGCATAATTAGTCAAGCAGAAGGATCTCCTGCTCCAATAACCCCAAAAACCATACCTTTTGTTAAAGAATATGAGAAAGTATTTGGCATAACACCTGCTTATGGTGGCTATACAACATATGATGCTATATATGTGCTGGCACAGGCTATAAAAAGAGCTAAATCAACAAACACTGATGCACTTATTAAAGCACTTGAAGCTACAAATTACATTGGTGTTATGGGACATATAGAGTTTTATGGAAAAGAAAGTCCATATGCACATGGCATAAAATATGGCCCTTCATATGCAACCGGTGTTATGTTGCAATGGCAACACGGCAAATTAGAAACGGTTTGGCCAAAAAATGCAGCAACAGCTAAAGTTATTATACCTTCGTTTGTTAAAAAATGAACCTTTTTTGGCAAATTTTATTTGATGGCTTTATTATTAGTTCGATTTACGCTGTGGGAGTAGTAGGGTTTTCTCTTATCTTTGGCACAGCAGGAGTACTTAATCTCTCCCACGGTGCTTTTTTAGTATTGAGTGCAATCATTTCCTGGTTTTTTATAAGTCATTTTCATCTGCCTTTATTAGCTGGTATGGTTGTTGGGGTTCTAGCTTCAATAGCAGTCTCATACTTGTTATTTGTATTGCTTATAAACCCCATAGACAAATCTAAAAAAATACCCACTACAGAAAAAGAAATTTTTATACTTACAGCTACGCTTTTGTGGTCTATGATTATAGAAGAATTACTGGATTATTTTTTCAGTTCAAATCCTGTTGTTGTGCCTCCTTTTGTAAAGGGTGTTTTACACTTGTTTAAAATGAATATAACATACAATGAAATTCTGCTTTCATTTGCTTCTGTTTTAATTCTGATTATTTTGTGGACTTTTATAAACAAAACAAAAACAGGCAAAGTTTTGCTTGCAGCATCTATGAGCCATGACGGTTTGGCAATAAGCGGTATTGATATTAAAAAGGTTTATATACTTTTGTGGGGTGTATACGGCGTATTAACCGGTCTTTCTGGTGCCTTGCTAGCTTCATTTTTAGGTGCAAGTTCACAAAGCGTCCCAAGTCTTACCGGGCTTGCTTTTTCTGTTGTGGTGCTTGGAGGTTTGGGTAACATAACAGGTTCTATTCTGGCAGCATTTCTTATCGGCTATATACAAACTATGACTGCTTATTTGATTTCACCTGCATACACATCAATACCTGCTTACGTAATCTTAGTTTTGATACTTATGTTTAAACCAAAAGGTTTGTTTGGTAGGTTTTAGATATGTTAATACCAAAAGATAGGTCTATTATTATAGGAATTGTAATTTTTATTCTTTTGATATTTGTACCCTACATTTTTTCTTCTTATGTTGTGGGTGTTTTTACAATTGCTTTATATTTCGCAGTTTTTGTTATGTCGTGGGATTTATTATTTGGATATTCAGGGGAAGTAAATTTTGGATCTACATTTCAAATAGGCATAGGTGCATACACTGCGGCTATTTTAAATATAAACACTCATATGCCACTTGCTTTATGTATTGTACTTGGTGCTGTAGCAGCCATTTTATCAGGACTTATCCTAGTTGCTCCAGCTTTAAGACTTAAAGGACCATATTTTGGACTTATTACACTGGTTAGTGTTTTGTTATTAGAACAATTTGTCACAATATTTGCCCAGTATACAGGTGGAGAGATAGGCTTATCCGTACCCGGCATAATATCTGTTAGCTCAAAAATAAATTATTATATGGCCCTTTTGTTTTGTGCTTTCAGTGCAATGGTTATGCTTGTTATTGCAAGATCGCCTATTGGTCTGATTTTACAGGCATCTGCTCAGGATCCAATAGAAGCAGAAAGTCTGGGTTTTAACATAACAAAATACAAAGTTTTAGCTTTTGGTATCAGTGCTTTATTCAGTGGCTTATCAGGGGCTTTGCTTGTGTTTTATTTAGGTACAGCTTCAGTGAGTCTTGTAGTGTCTATTGCTGTTGTATTGCAAATTATAATTTCTGCTATTATTGGTGGAAGAAGAACTATTATAGGACCTATTTTAGGAGCTTTTTTTATAATACTTTTAAGAGAGTGGCTGCAACCATTGGGTCAGCTTAGTTATGTTGTTGTGTCGATAATGGGACTTATAGTCTTGCTTTTTTTGCCAGATGGTATAATAAGCTTGTTTTTGAGGAAAAACTAAATGGCGTTACTGGAAGTAAAAAATCTGGACAAATATTTTGGCGGCATACATGCCACAGACAATGTAAGCTTTGAAATTAATAAAAATGAAATTGTAGGTTTAATAGGTCCAAATGGTGCTGGAAAATCTACAATAATGCATTTGCTCATAGGCCTTTACAAACCTACAGATGGTATAATAAAATTCAATGGAGAAGAAATTCAACATTTAAGCATACACAAAAGAATAAAAAAGGGTATTGCCGTGATGTTCCAGCATTCAAGACCGCTTAGCAGACAGACAGTGTTAGAAAATATCGAGTTATCTTTATTGGAAGATAAATTTCAGTTTTTCTATAAAAACGATATAAAAGAACAAGCCTTTCAAATAGCAAAAAATCTGGGATTAGAATTGGTTTGTAATAAACGTCCATCAGAGTTAGCCTTTGGTATTATACGAAGAATGGAGCTTGCAAAAGCCATTGCTTTAAACCCAAAACTCCTACTTTTAGATGAGCCTTTTGCAGGTTTGAGTCATTCAGAAGTAGAAGAGTTTTCTAAACTGATTAGATCATTAACAAAAGAAAATTTTTCTATTATAATAGTTGATCATAATGTAAAAGCAGTTAAAGACTTGGTTGATAAAATTATAGCCATTCACGCTGGAAAAATAATATCAACAGGCACACCAGAAGAAGTAATATCCAACAAAGAAGTGAAAAGAGTATTTCTGGGCGAACAAACTAAAATTGAAAACTCAAATCAAAAGCAAACTGACCTTAACGCAAAAATTCTATTGGAAGTTAATATCACTTCTTTATCCTACAATAAAGCTCAGGCTTTAAGAAATGTTGACTTAATAGTAAAAGAAGGTCAATTTGTATCTGTTGTAGGTTTAAATGGCGCTGGAAAAACTAGCCTTTTTAAAGCAATATTTTCATTTGTAAATTACGAAGGTGATATAAAATGGCACGGTAAATCTATAAAGCATCTAAAAACGGCAGAAATCGTAAATTTAGGTATATCATTTGTGCCAGAAACCAGAGAATTGTTTAAATTTATGAGCACAGAAGAAAACTTAAACCTTGCTTTGCAAAAAGTAGCAAAAAATGAAGCAAAAAAAAGAATAGAAGAAGTCTATTCAATATTCCCAAGACTAGCAGAAAGAAAAAAGCAACTTGCATCTACACTATCGGGTGGAGAACAGCAGATGCTAACAATAGCAAGAGCACTTGTTCAAAAACCAAAAATGATAGTACTTGATGAACCTACACTTGGTCTTGCACCTATAGTCCTTGAAGA contains:
- a CDS encoding sulfurtransferase — encoded protein: MKFKKFVVFLVFFVSLFFSGAAFAKIGIISTQQANFLIKTQNNVIVIDTRSKQNYLHGHLPKAINLTENEILSSQENELGLMPYNNQLERIFSAYGLKRNATYIVYSGENYDNSARFIAQAAWIISALYWSGIKDIYYMDGGFEKWKSEGLPVLIGNYSLPKSHFTIEYNPGNILAQKNFLLWAIDNENAVQIIDSRDRKEYLKGHIKGARWFYAGDFLEKVNNYWIIKPKSTIENLFLKEDIDINKPTISYCQSGHLSSVFWFIAKTIFNRQMVWSFCGTFKNLQKQNKVPINIGPIC
- a CDS encoding ABC transporter substrate-binding protein, translating into MSVFKKMALIVAVFAFVFLPRLVFAAEPINIGIIAEQGTLVGDSIVNGAKLAADQINAKGGIDGRPIKLFIYDDHMRATDAVQAFQRAVYDHHVVAVIGSWISEVALALEPWAARLHTIYITTGAADPKITQLVHNNYNMYKYVFQLKYNATEMAQTVCNFIHDDLVKQYGYKTAYIASENAAWTEPLDAEYLKCLPQTGVKVVGHMRFAPNTTDFTPIFTDIKSKNPDLLVTGWAHTGLQQTVQWHEAKYPFLIVGINAQASTSDFWKKSNGATEGIISQAEGSPAPITPKTIPFVKEYEKVFGITPAYGGYTTYDAIYVLAQAIKRAKSTNTDALIKALEATNYIGVMGHIEFYGKESPYAHGIKYGPSYATGVMLQWQHGKLETVWPKNAATAKVIIPSFVKK
- a CDS encoding branched-chain amino acid ABC transporter permease → MNLFWQILFDGFIISSIYAVGVVGFSLIFGTAGVLNLSHGAFLVLSAIISWFFISHFHLPLLAGMVVGVLASIAVSYLLFVLLINPIDKSKKIPTTEKEIFILTATLLWSMIIEELLDYFFSSNPVVVPPFVKGVLHLFKMNITYNEILLSFASVLILIILWTFINKTKTGKVLLAASMSHDGLAISGIDIKKVYILLWGVYGVLTGLSGALLASFLGASSQSVPSLTGLAFSVVVLGGLGNITGSILAAFLIGYIQTMTAYLISPAYTSIPAYVILVLILMFKPKGLFGRF
- a CDS encoding branched-chain amino acid ABC transporter permease; translated protein: MLIPKDRSIIIGIVIFILLIFVPYIFSSYVVGVFTIALYFAVFVMSWDLLFGYSGEVNFGSTFQIGIGAYTAAILNINTHMPLALCIVLGAVAAILSGLILVAPALRLKGPYFGLITLVSVLLLEQFVTIFAQYTGGEIGLSVPGIISVSSKINYYMALLFCAFSAMVMLVIARSPIGLILQASAQDPIEAESLGFNITKYKVLAFGISALFSGLSGALLVFYLGTASVSLVVSIAVVLQIIISAIIGGRRTIIGPILGAFFIILLREWLQPLGQLSYVVVSIMGLIVLLFLPDGIISLFLRKN
- a CDS encoding ATP-binding cassette domain-containing protein; protein product: MALLEVKNLDKYFGGIHATDNVSFEINKNEIVGLIGPNGAGKSTIMHLLIGLYKPTDGIIKFNGEEIQHLSIHKRIKKGIAVMFQHSRPLSRQTVLENIELSLLEDKFQFFYKNDIKEQAFQIAKNLGLELVCNKRPSELAFGIIRRMELAKAIALNPKLLLLDEPFAGLSHSEVEEFSKLIRSLTKENFSIIIVDHNVKAVKDLVDKIIAIHAGKIISTGTPEEVISNKEVKRVFLGEQTKIENSNQKQTDLNAKILLEVNITSLSYNKAQALRNVDLIVKEGQFVSVVGLNGAGKTSLFKAIFSFVNYEGDIKWHGKSIKHLKTAEIVNLGISFVPETRELFKFMSTEENLNLALQKVAKNEAKKRIEEVYSIFPRLAERKKQLASTLSGGEQQMLTIARALVQKPKMIVLDEPTLGLAPIVLEDISKVLDYMHTQMNLTILLGEQNLHFALRHSEKVYLLEHGNLICDCTMEEFKERIGEKYLA